A single window of Solanum dulcamara chromosome 5, daSolDulc1.2, whole genome shotgun sequence DNA harbors:
- the LOC129888750 gene encoding regulator of nonsense transcripts 1 homolog, with the protein MDSQPNNLYDTASQPDTGNDAYTFLEFNTQGEEFDYPEFQELSQPIRSSAWPTPSDSLVSEVPDRPPSSSEASPSTKSRGGGGNSNVSSSSNQASVVDALAAGMSGLNFEETGDDEGFEYGKGDFGVEHACKYCGVTNPACVVRCNVPSCRKWFCNSRGNTSGSHIVNHLVRAKHKEVCLHKDSPLGETILECYNCGCRNVFLLGFISAKTESVVVLLCREPCLSVNALKDMNWDLSQWCPLIDDRCFLQWLVKVPSEQEQLRARQISAQQINKVEELWKTNPDATLEDLEKPGVDDEPQPVALKYEDAYQYQNIFAPLIKLEADYDKMMKESQSKDNLTIRWDIGLNKKRVAYFVFPKEDNELRLVPGDELRLRYSGDAAHPAWQSVGHVVKLTAQEEVALELRASQGVPVDVNHGLSVDFVWKSTSFDRMQSAMKTFAVDETSVSGYIYHHLLGHEVEMQMVRNTLPRRFGAPGLPELNASQVFAVKSVLQKPISLIQGPPGTGKTVTSAAIVYHMAKQGQGQVLVCAPSNVAVDQLAEKISATGLKVVRLCAKSREAVSSPVEHLTLHYQVRHLDTSEKSELHKLQQLKDEQGELSSSDEKKYKALKRATEREIAQSADVICCTCVGAGDPRLANFRFRQVLIDESTQATEPECLIPLVLGAKQAVLVGDHCQLGPVIMCKKAARAGLAQSLFERLVFLGVKPIRLQVQYRMHPALSEFPSNSFYEGTLQNGVTVNERLSSGIDFPWPVPNRPMFFYVQMGQEEISASGTSYLNRTEAANVEKIVTTFLKSGVVPSQIGVITPYEGQRAYIVNYMARNGSLRQQLYKEIEVASVDSFQGREKDYIILSCVRSNEHQGIGFLNDPRRLNVALTRARYGIVILGNPKVLSKQPLWNGLLTHYKEHECLVEGPLNNLKQSMVQFQKPKKIYNERRLFFGGGPGAVQGDSFGSASGPVADRRNSRPRGSYMAPGVPNGTQKPGVHPAGYPMPRVPFPPYHGGPPQPYAIPTRGAVHGPVGAVPHVPQPGSRGFGAGRGNINAPIGSHLPHHQGSQQPVGSIGSNFNFPSLDNPNSQPSVGGPLSQPGYASNMAIQGPGQSFRDGLSMGSMSQDFVGDDFKSQGSHVPYNVADFSTQASQGAYAVDYVSQGAQAGFPGNFLNQNSQSGYSRFGSGNEFMSQDYMAHGSQGLFTQAGYNDPSQDDGSQNHFGMSNVNSLQSQSLLNPLYSQPFAHYNTQPLNLQSSQPQQQQRPQGQGFQNQKLHYNS; encoded by the exons ATGGATTCTCAGCCGAACAATCTCTACGACACGGCGTCGCAGCCGGATACTGGGAACGACGCATATACATTCCTGGAATTCAACACACAAGGTGAAGAGTTTGATTATCCTGAATTTCAAGAGCTTTCACAGCCAATTCGATCTTCTGCGTGGCCAACACCATCGGATTCTCTGGTATCAGAAGTACCTGATCGACCTCCGTCGTCGTCGGAAGCGTCTCCGTCGACGAAATCACGAGGTGGAGGTGGGAATAGTAAtgttagtagtagtagtaatcaGGCGTCGGTGGTGGATGCATTGGCAGCGGGGATGAGTGGGTTGAATTTTGAAGAGACAGGGGATGATGAAGGTTTTGAGTATGGAAAAGGGGATTTTGGTGTTGAGCATGCTTGTAAGTACTGTGGAGTGACGAATCCTGCTTGTGTTGTTAGGTGCAATGTGCCATCTTGCCGCAAGTGGTTCTGTAATTCCAGAGGGAATACTTCGGGCTCACATATTGTTAATCACCTG GTGCGAGCAAAACACAAGGAGGTGTGTCTTCATAAAGATAGTCCACTTGGAGAAACAATTCTAGAGTGCTACAATTGTGGATGCCGAAATGTCTTTCTTCTTGGCTTCATTTCTGCCAAGACAGAGAGCGTCGTTGTTCTCCTCTGTAGAGAACCTTGTCTAAGTGTTAATGCATTAAAGGATATGAACTGGGACCTGAGTCAGTGGTGCCCACTCATTGATGACAGGTGCTTTTTGCAGTGGCTTGTTAAG GTCCCTTCCGAGCAAGAACAGTTGAGAGCGCGCCAGATCAGTGCTCAACAAATCAACAAAGTAGAAGAATTGTGGAAGACAAATCCTGATGCTACCCTGGAAGATCTTGAGAAGCCTGGTGTGGATGATGAGCCTCAGCCTGTTGCCTTGAAGTATGAAGATGCCTATCAG TATCAAAACATATTTGCACCATTGATCAAGCTTGAAGCTGACTATGATAAG ATGATGAAAGAGTCTCAAAGTAAAGACAATCTTACTATTCGATGGGATATTGGTCTCAACAAGAAGCGTGTTGCATATTTTGTGTTCCCGAAG GAAGATAATGAGTTGCGTCTTGTACCTGGTGATGAGCTAAGGCTACGATATTCAGGGGATGCAGCTCATCCAGCTTGGCAATCCGTGGGGCACGTG GTAAAATTAACTGCTCAAGAAGAGGTTGCGCTTGAACTTCGTGCCAGCCAG GGGGTTCCAGTCGATGTGAACCATGGGCTTAGTGTTGACTTTGTTTGGAAAAGTACGAGCTTTGATCGGATGCAGAGTGCAATGAAAACCTTTGCAGTGGATGAGACTAGTGTCAGTGG GTATATTTACCATCATCTGTTAGGTCATGAAGTTGAGATGCAGATGGTCCGGAATACACTTCCACGTCGTTTTGGTGCTCCTGGTCTTCCGGAACTTAATGCATCTCAG GTTTTTGCTGTAAAAAGTGTTCTTCAAAAGCCCATCAGTTTAATTCAAGGTCCACCTGGAACTGGAAAAACTGTCACCTCTGCCGCTATTGTGTATCATATGGCGAAACAAGGCCAAGGACAG GTTTTGGTCTGTGCCCCCAGTAACGTGGCTGTGGACCAATTAGCCGAGAAGATAAGTGCTACCGGTCTGAAG GTGGTTAGGCTCTGTGCCAAGTCAAGGGAAGCTGTCAGTTCTCCTGTCGAGCATTTAACCCTTCACTATCAg GTTCGCCATCTTGACACATCTGAGAAGAGTGAACTTCACAAGTTACAGCAACTGAAAGATGAACAAG GAGAGCTCTCCAGTAGTGATGAGAAGAAATATAAAGCTTTGAAGCGGGCAACAGAGAGGGAAATAGCTCAGAGTGCTGATGTCATTTGTTGCACATGCGTTGGTGCTGGAGATCCTAGATTGGCTAATTTCAGATTCCGCCAG GTGCTCATTGATGAATCCACTCAGGCTACTGAGCCTGAATGTCTCATTCCGTTGGTTCTTGGTGCAAAGCAG GCTGTTCTTGTCGGTGATCATTGCCAGCTTGGACCTGTCATTATGTGCAAGAAAGCAGCTCGTGCTGGACTTGCTCAATCTCTCTTTGAGCGCCTTGTGTTTCTAGGCGTGAAGCCAATTAGGTTACAG GTACAATACCGTATGCATCCTGCATTGTCTGAGTTCCCATCAAATAGCTTTTATGAAGGTACACTTCAAAATGGTGTAACCGTCAATGAAAGGCTATCATCAGGAATTGATTTTCCTTGGCCTGTGCCCAACCGTCCCATGTTCTTCTATGTTCAG ATGGGACAAGAGGAGATCAGTGCTAGTGGAACTTCCTATCTGAATAGAACTGAAGCTGCGAATGTGGAGAAGATTGTGACTACATTTCTGAAGAGTGGGGTAGTCCCTAGTCAG ATTGGGGTCATAACACCATATGAGGGTCAACGAGCATATATTGTGAATTATATGGCAAGAAATGGTTCTCTAAGACAACAGCTCTACAAGGAAATTGAG GTTGCAAGTGTAGATTCATTTCAAGGGAGGGAAAAGGATTATATTATTTTGTCTTGTGTCAGGAGTAATGAGCATCAG gGCATTGGGTTCCTTAATGATCCACGTAGGCTTAATGTTGCTCTTACCCGTGCTCGTTATGGTATTGTTATTCTGGGAAATCCTAAAGTCTTGAGCAAGCAGCCTTTGTGGAATGGCTTGTTAACACACTACAAG GAGCATGAGTGCTTGGTAGAAGGTCCTCTCAATAACTTAAAGCAGAGCATGGTTCAATTTCAGAAGCCCAAAAAG ATCTACAATGAGCGCAGACTCTTCTTTGGTGGTGGACCTGGAGCAGTTCAAGGTGATAGTTTTGGATCTGCTTCAGGCCCCGTTGCTGACAGGAGAAATAGTCGTCCTAGGG GTTCCTATATGGCACCTGGTGTACCCAATGGTACTCAGAAACCTGGTGTTCATCCTGCTGGTTATCCGATGCCTCGGGTTCCCTTTCCCCCTTACCATGGAGGCCCTCCACAACCGTATGCAATTCCTACTCGTGGTGCTGTCCATGGGCCTGTTGGAGCTGTTCCTCATGTTCCACAGCCAGGTAGCCGGGGTTTTGGGGCTGGACGTGGCAACATCAATGCCCCAATTGGTAGTCATCTCCCTCACCATCAAGGCTCCCAGCAGCCGGTCGGAAGTATTGGATCTAACTTCAACTTTCCTTCATTAGATAATCCAAACAGTCAGCCTTCTGTTGGGGGACCTTTATCTCAACCTGGATATGCTTCTAAT ATGGCTATCCAGGGACCAGGCCAGTCATTCCGGGATGGACTTTCGATGGGTAGCATGTCACAG GATTTTGTGGGAGATGATTTCAAGAGCCAGGGGTCTCATGTTCCATATAATGTTGCTGACTTCTCTACACAG GCTTCTCAAGGTGCATATGCTGTTGATTATGTAAGTCAAGGAGCACAGGCTGGTTTTCCAGGGAACTTTTTAAACCAGAATTCTCAATCTGGATACTCCCGTTTTGGTTCAGGAAATGAATTCATGTCTCAG GACTATATGGCTCATGGTTCACAAGGTCTATTTACACAAGCTGGATATAATGATCCATCACAAGATGATGGTTCACAGAATCATTTTGGCATGTCCAATGTTAATTCACTTCAGTCTCAg AGTTTACTTAATCCACTTTACTCCCAGCCATTTGCGCACTACAATACACAACCATTGAACTTGCAAAGTTCCCAGCCTCAACAGCAGCAAAGGCCACAAGGCCAGGGCTTCCAAAATCAGAAACTCCATTACAATAGTTGA